The genomic window CTGTTTTTTGGAATTATTACATCATCATTGGGACCACACAAAGCAGTTGTTGATTTAAAGAAAATAATAGGCTCTGTTGGAATTGCAGCACCAGTTTCAACACAGTGATCTACATAATTTAATCCAATACAAATAATTTTTGAAGGTCTAGCTACTGGAGAACCCAAACGAACAGAATCAGCTACTTCCGGAAATGAAGTATTACTTTCTATAGCTTTTTTTAATTTTTCTAATCCATTATCTTCAAAAAAAGCTTCGTTATAATCTGTTACAATCGAAGAAACATCATATCTTTTTTCTTCAATTAAAATTCCTGGTTTTTCTTTTCCAGCTTCTCCAAAACGTATTAGTTTCATATTTCTATTTTTAATTTATTTCTATTTATTTAACTATTCAATTTGATAAATCCTCCGTCGATAGGATAATCGCAACCCGTAATAAAACCAGCTTCGTCACTGCATAAAAACAAGGCCAAAGCGGCTACTTCTTCTGGTTTTCCCATACGTCCAATAGGTTGTGATTTGGATAATTTATCAAACATTTCTTCTTGATTGTCTGGATAATTTTTGGCAATAAATCCATCCACGAAAGGGGTGTGCACTCTGGCTGGCGACATCGAATTGCAACGAATATTTTCATTAATATAATCTTTAGCAATGGATAAAGTCATTGACATTACTGCACCTTTGGCAGTTGAATAAGCAAATCGATCGGACAATCCTACCCAAACGGCAATAGATGCCATATTGACGATAACACCGCCACCCGAAAGTCGTAATTGTGGAATCGCAGCATACAAGCAGTTGTAAACTCCTTTTACATTGACGCTCATTACTCGATCAAAATCAGCTTCGGGAGTAGTTTCTACTTTCCCTACGTGAGCAATTCCAGCATTATTAATCAAAATATTGATATTGCCAATTTTTTCAAATGTTGCTAAAACTTCTTGTTGGTTTGCGACATTGCAAGCATGTGAAAAAACTTTTCCTCCAGCAGCACTGATTTCGGATACAGCCTCTTTGGCGCTTTCTTGAGTCAATTCTATAATATGAACTTCTGCACCTTGTTTAGCAAATAAAGAGGCAATTGCCTTTCCGATTCCGCTACCGCCACCAGTTACGACAGCTTTTTTATTTTGTAATGATAACATAATTATATGAGTATATTTTGAAGTGTAAAAATAACAATTACAACAAAACAAAATGCCTAATCCAAAGAAATAATATCTGGATTAGGCATTTTTAACAAAGCTTTTAAATGTATCAAAAAGAATTCTTCGAGATAAAATCTATTCTTTCTTTGAATTTGGTTGCCAACCACTCAATATTTTACTTATGGTATAATCTGATTTTACTTGTTGAGCCGTTAGACTATGCGACCAAGTTACTCGATTTGATAAATCTCCTCCTTTTCCAGTAGATTCATATTCTGCGTAAAACGTAGTGGATTCTGCGTCTTTTTTTCCCCAGTTAGACCATCCTTGAGGATTGATATGCTCTCCTATTTCGCAATTAATAAAAACCGTTTTGGCATAATTACGCCAAGGTCTTCCTAAATATACACTTTCTTTAGGTGCATCACTAGTGAGCTTACAATTCAAAAAAACATAGCCATAAGCAATGTTCACAGGCGTAGAAGCTGCCGTAACATAAGAACTACCTAGTTTTGAAAACAACTCACAACTATCAAATACAGCTGTTGAAGCACCAAAAATAAAATCGGTTGTGCCTTCGATATAACAATTCTTATAATACTGCCTACTTTTGTCTCCGCGGGTGTACAGTGTGTCTTGAAATCCTAAAAATCTGCAATTAGTAAAAGCTACTTTATCGCCATCTATTCGTACTGCAACAGCTTGACCGACTGGTCCTGAAGAATTTTCAAAAGTGATGTTTTCGGCTTTAAAATAATCGCCATCAATGGCAAAACTATAAGAACCTGATGTTCCGATATTTGTTCCTTCAGCATTCTTTTTGGATGCAAAATCATCATAAGTGAGTATCGTTTTGTCTTTATCTTCTCCAATAAAAGTGATATTTATTTTGTCTATTGGTATCGCTATTTTCTCTTTATAGATTCCATTTTTGATGTAAATCTTGGTTTCTTTTTTCTTCAAAAGCGGCACTGAATTAATTGCTTCTTGAACCGTCTTGAAATCTCCAGAACCTTTGGCATCAACAACAATATCGTGTTTTTTGGCAATTGTTTTAGAACTATTCATTGCTGCAAGTGTAAAACAATTAAATATAATTAGAGAAAGTACTCCAAGGCAATTTTTTTTTATTTTAAATTTCATTTATAGATAGTTTGTTTCAAATTAATCGTACTGCCCAGCATTCACTTCTTTTACGATACTGTTTAGATATACTTCAATATTATCATAAGCGGAACTCAAATCTCTACCGTTAGGATTGGCTAAATTTGGGTTTAATTTTTTCTCAATTTCCCAAGCGTCTGGCATTCCGTCATTGTCTGTATCTACTGGAGGGGTTGTCGATTTTAAATCTGGCCAACCTCCAACGTCATTTTGTGAGTCGATCATTCCTTTTGTTCCACCATTAGATCCTTCGAATGAATAGGTTTTGTTTTTTACATTGTCCAATATTCTCGTATCTACAGCATCTCTAACCAAATTTGCTCCCACATATTTTAGTACTCTTTCATAAGCAATAGCTGCGGTATGAGTCGTAACATTTCCTTTAATATCAAGAGGAGTATCTAATTTCATATTCTTTTTATCAGCATCAGAAACGACTCCATAACTAGAATGAAACTGATTATACACACCATAATCCCAATTATTATTAGAAACAATTGGACTTCCTTCTACAAAATTGCCATTGATATAGAATTTACCCCAAATATTATAAACTTCTGTTCCAACGTTTTTATTTTTATCGATAGAAATAATTCTATCGGTTTTTCCTGTTGCAGGACCTGGTTTATAGTAACAATTTACAATATTCACATTCATTGCTTCTCCACCGTAACAACTATTCCCTGACCAATTATAGATAACATTATTTCTTAAATCGACCAAATCAGTCAATGCAAAAGCTTTTCCTGCTTCTTCGCCTAATCTTGGATTTCTACTATCGTGATGCGCTAATAAATTGTGGTGAAATGAAGCATTTTTACCTCCCCAAACGCCACCATATCCATGAGCACCTTTTACGTGAACCGATGTTTTCAAAGATTCTGAAATGATAGACCATTGCAAAGTTGTATTTTCATTGGCATAAAAAGAAACACATTCGTCTGATGACCAACTCATCGAGCAATGATCTACAATAATATTTCTGTTGAATCTTCCTCCTAGAGCATCTGCTTCTTGCTGGGCTAAATCTCCCATTCTGAAACGGATATAACGTATAATAACATTACTCGTTTGAACAGAAACTGGATAATCTTTGATACAAATTCCGTCACCAGGAGCTGATTGTCCTGCGATGGTAATATCAGGATTTGATATTTTGAGAGTTGATTTCAAACTGATATTTCCCGATACTTTGAAAACCACAATTCTACTACCTGTAGCTTCTATAGCAGCTCTTAAACTTCCTGTTCCAGCATCGTTCAAATTGGTTACAAATAGCAATTTACCACCGCGACCACCTGTGGTAGATTGTCCAAATCCTTGTGCTCCAGGAAAAGCAAAAGCATCCTCTTGCACTTTGATTGGTTTTTCAACAACGGGTTCTGGTTTTGGAACTATCACCGCTGTATCGCTTTCGCTTTTGCTGCACGCTTGTAGTTGGAATGCCAAAAAAGCTATTCCTAAAATTTTTGTATGTTTCATCTTCTTAAATTATTTTATCAAAAAAAGGCACATGGATTAAGATGTGCCTTTATAAAATATTATTTTTTTTTATTTAAATTATTTGAGTCTCCAACGTGGATCACCAGCCGTTTTCACACCTTGAAAACCAGAATCTTTAAAATTAAAATCTCCTTGTAAAGGATCTTTCCACAAATCTGTTATTGTTTTAGTATATTTAAAATTGATTGGAGATGGAGTTGGGACTAAATATACTGCATCTGATGTTTGATGAGTATTTTGAAATGTAAAGTTTGTAGTAGCCAACTGACCTGCTTTTGTAAAATAACTATCATAACCAGCATTTGCATTTGCAAAATCCCAAGCTCTACCTAAAATCACATTTGTAAAAGAAACACCATTTGTAACATTTGCAGTAAAATCAAAGAAATAATTAGCTCCTACACCCACAACCTCACTGAAAGTACAATCTTTGACAATGATGCTTTCTGTATTTGCAGTACTTCTATTTGTTAAAAACCTTCTTATTTTATAAAAAGTTGAATTCGTTACTAAAACATTTAAATAATTGAAAGTGGCTGATTCATTGGCAAAACAAGTATAATCTAAAATATTACTCACAATACAATTATTAAATTCATAGTTACCTAAAGTACCTTTCATTCCAGATCTAAAACGTGCAATTCCCCTAAATGTATTAATCCTTGAATTATTAAATTTTAAGGTTCCAATTGTAACATCTGTAGATTGATTGAATAAATATCCTCCAGTAGTTCCTGTTAATGTAACACCATCAAAAATCACAGAATCAACATTTGATCCAGTAACAAAACTAAATTCTTTAGTAACATTAATTGTTGCGCCTGCTGGATTAAAACTAAGACCACTCACAATTTTAAGTGATTTATCAAAGGCATATCCAGTAGCGTTATAAGTAAAATTACCATCCAAAATTATTGTACTACCTGGAGCAGCAGCTATCATCGTAGGAATCAAAATTGTAGGATCGTTCGTGTTTCTCAAATCTATAGAATTTGGATCCAGAGGAATTGCAGGTTTAGTGGCATAAAGATTCCAACCTTTAATCACTCCATTACTGAATATAGCAATTTGATATTTGGTACCTGGTGTCAAACCATTAATAATTTTTACTCCAGCTAAATCTTCTGCAGAAGAAACAGGATGAGAAGCAATAGGAGTTAACAAAAACTCATCTGCCCCCTCAAATACTTTAATTTCAGTAACGGTCTGACTGGCATCGAAATTCCATCTAACCTTAACCGCTGTATCGATTAAATCTGCATCTGTAACAGGCTGTAAATTAGAAGGAAAAACTACCGTTTTCACACCTCCAAAATCAGAAATTCTACTATCAAATTCTGGGGTCTCTGCAATGGCAGTGGCACGAACTTGGTATAAAGTATTCCACAATAAACCGTCAAATACATACTTGTTTTGAGGAGTATCAACCGATTTTAAAATGGTTTTAAATGTATCTCTACTAATTTCTATTTTATAATACACAGCAGACTTCATTTTACCCATATCGACTATAATAGTGTTATTTATACTACTCAAGTCTTTATTCAAAACAGGTCTAAAAAGTCTTGTTTCAGGAAAAGTTTCTTGCGAACATGAATACAAGAATAAAACACCTACTAATAGCAGTAATGTCTTAAATATATTTATATTTTTCATTATTTATTTTTTTTAATTGACTAAAACTATTAATTGAATCCGTAACCATCATTTTTCAATACTCCTAAACTATTAGTGATTCCTACAGCCGGTATAGGAGAGACATATTTAACAGGGAATTTATATGGAGAAAAATACTGTTCAATAAATGGGTTATAAGTAGTTGGATCTGATGTTTTCTTTAAATTAAGTAACCAAGAGTATCTAGAATATCCTGGATCTGCAGGAGCAGCTACTTGCTTGTAATCACGATTCAAAATTGTTAATGTCCCATCAGCATTATTTTTTGCCCATATATAATCTGGCAAATCACTTAAACCGTAAAAAGCATCATCAGCTAATTTATGCAAACCATCAACCGTTTCTTTGATTTTTTTCTCATACAAATTCCATCGAATCAATTCTGATTTACGAGTTAACTCTCCACCAAATTCCCATGCTCTTTCATTTACAATAGCTTCAAAAAAGGTTGTCTTAGTTTCAGAAACAGTAGTAATATATTGATCTACTTTTGTAGGCCATAATGCAGAATCAAAGGCTCTTCTTCTTACTCTAGCTAATGCTTCTTTGGCTTCAGCAGTAGGTGTGCCATTTATCTCATTAACAGATTCTGCATACATCAATAATACATCAGCATAACGCATCATTGGCCAGTTGATACCAGTACCTTTAGAAGTTCCTGGACCAGGAGGTGTTTTTAACCATTCTCTACTCCATTTTCCTTGTGATATTCCACCAACACCAACTATTTGTTGTTTGTAATTAACATCTCTGTAGTACAATGCACAAGTTACATCTCTCCTTTTATCTTTAAAATCAAATGAATAATAATAAGTCGCTGGGATGTTCATATAATTACTACCTGTACCATATTGACCACCTTGAACAGTTATTCCTATATTCCAAGCAACATCTCCTTCTCCAATCGCGAATGGAACTTCAAATAAAACATCACTAGCTGCTGCTGCTGCTCCTGTTGGCACAATAAATTCTACTTCATTTCTGAAGATTTGTGCAAAATCAGTTGGCAACTGTCTGTCTTTTAAAGTCATTAATTTATTAGAATAATCTCTTGCAATTGCGTAATAATCTAAATAATCAGAAGGTCTTTTTTGAGTTAAATCAGGATATAACGAATACCCTCCTCTTTGCAGTGCTAACCTAGCAATCATTCCTAAAGTAAATTCTCTATTAACTTGCTCAACTCCATTAGGCACAGATTCTGCCCATTGCATCTTTGATTCAATATCAATCATATCTTGAATTACAGCCGAAAGCACTACATTTCTATCTTCTTTAGGCAAGTTAAATTCATCCCCTGCGACAGGTGCTTTTACCATAAACGGAACGTCTCCAAAAGTAAAAATAAGCATACTATACCAATAAGCTCTGATTGTGTAAGCTTCTCCTAACAATTGATCCAATCCTGCTTTTAATTCAACATCTGCTGAATTATACCCTTTACTTATACGAATACCGTCAATTACAATATTACAATCTCTAATAGCTCTATAGGCAACTTCCCAAACTACTTTTGTATCGGCATTACCTTCCCCTGCTCTTAAACCCCATAACTCATAACGTGCTCCAGTATTGGTTAGAGCTCCATTAGCTTCAATATCTGTATTTCCTTGCATATTAGATGACAGTCTAGATCTAAAGGCATCTTGTCCAAAATGAGCATAAATTGAATTTGTCGCTTTTCTAGCATCCTCTAAATTAGAAAATATATAATTGGTATCATAAGTAGATAATGATGTAGGGTCTAAAAAATCGGAACAGCTATTCAAACTGAATGCCATTAAGACGATTACTGTTTTTTTTATAAAATTATTCATAATACTATTTTTTCAGTTATTTTATTTTATTTGAATTACTTTTTTATTAGAAAGCAACATTTACACCAAAAGTATAAGTTCTACTTCTTGGATAAGATGAATAATCTAAACCTGGAGTCAAAGCTGAAAAAGCATCATCACTCCTATTAGAATTTACATCTGGATCATAACCTGAATATTTAGTCCATAATGCTAGATTAGTTCCTGTTACATAAAAACGCACATTTGAAATGATTGATTTCTTGAAATCTTTCATTGGAAGTGTATAACCAATTGTTACATTGTTTAATCTAATGTAAGAACCATCTTCAACAGCCCAATCAGAAACTACAGCAGTTGCTGCTCCAAAAGAATTACTACCACTCCATATTGTTTTGTTTTTGTTCATTTCTCCTAATTGAGCTAAATCAGTAACAAGTCCACCTGCAACTCCTGTTATAGAGCCATCAGTATCAATGTAGGTAAATCTGTTAGCAGAGTTCATAGTATTTAACATATTTCCGTAAGTTGTACGATACAATTGATTGTAATCAACTTTCCCTGTATTATATACATCATTTCCATAAGACCAGTTAAAAAAGGCAGAGATATCAAACCCTTTAAAAGTTCCGTTTATACCAAATCCTCCTTGGGCTTTTGGTAATGCGTTTCCAATAACTTGACGATCGTTAGTATTGATAACTCCATCTCCAACATATTGTCTATTCCCATTAGCGTCCAAAACAGGATTTCCATCACCATCGACAACCAATACAGTTGGTAAATCTTTTAGCTTCATAGTACCAGGCCTTGTAGGTGCACCAGTAACTGCTGAACTGCTTACTATACCTGATTTAAGCACTGGGGTACTAGTTGGGGTCGCTTGAGTAAAATCATCCACAGTGTACATACCATCGTTCACATAACCATAAATTAAACCTACTGATTTACCAACTTTTAAATAATAATCATCTCTATCTCTCAAATCAGTACTAGCCCAATTCGATTGAAAAAAACGTTCAGTAGTACCATCGAGTTCATCTATACTTGTTCTATTAACACCAAAATTCATAGTTAATCCTAAACTATAATCTTTTCCTTGTAGTAAGTTAGCATTCAAAGCCAACTCAATTCCTTTGTTTGAAGTTGCTCCAATATTTTTATACTGTGAACTAAATCCAACCTGTGGAGATATTGCTGCTTGTAATAACAAGTTTCTAGTTGTATTTCTATATACATCTAAATTACCATTAATTACTGAATTAAATAATCTAAAATCCAAACCTAAATTTCGAGTAGTTGTGGTTTCCCAAATCAATTCAGGGTTATATAAAACAGATCCAGATACATTATAAAAAGCATCATTAATATTATCACCAAAACCTGGCCCTCTAGTAGTATTTGCTACAAACAATAACTTATTAGCACCTGCAGGAATTTTATCATTTCCTACATCTCCATAACCAAATCTCAATTTTAATTCATTGAACACTTTAGAATCTTTCATCCATGGCTCGCTTGTAATTTTCCAACCCATAGAAAAAGCAGGAAAGTAAGCAATGTTATTTGCTCCTAAAAATTTACTTGAAGCATCACGACGAATTGTGGCAGTTAATAAATATTTATCATCAAAAGCATAAGTTCCTTTAGCAAATAATGAATACCAATTTTCATCAATTTTATCAAATGTAGAATGCTCTACAGTTGTACCTAAAACCATATTAGCAAACAATTCCTTTGGAGTCATAGTCTCTCTAAAATCCTCTGATCTTACATGTTGCTCTTTTCCTCCTTGAGATCGAACTTCATGACCTAACATAAGCCCTAATTCATGTTTTCCTAGATTTTTAA from Flavobacterium eburneipallidum includes these protein-coding regions:
- a CDS encoding pectate lyase family protein — its product is MKHTKILGIAFLAFQLQACSKSESDTAVIVPKPEPVVEKPIKVQEDAFAFPGAQGFGQSTTGGRGGKLLFVTNLNDAGTGSLRAAIEATGSRIVVFKVSGNISLKSTLKISNPDITIAGQSAPGDGICIKDYPVSVQTSNVIIRYIRFRMGDLAQQEADALGGRFNRNIIVDHCSMSWSSDECVSFYANENTTLQWSIISESLKTSVHVKGAHGYGGVWGGKNASFHHNLLAHHDSRNPRLGEEAGKAFALTDLVDLRNNVIYNWSGNSCYGGEAMNVNIVNCYYKPGPATGKTDRIISIDKNKNVGTEVYNIWGKFYINGNFVEGSPIVSNNNWDYGVYNQFHSSYGVVSDADKKNMKLDTPLDIKGNVTTHTAAIAYERVLKYVGANLVRDAVDTRILDNVKNKTYSFEGSNGGTKGMIDSQNDVGGWPDLKSTTPPVDTDNDGMPDAWEIEKKLNPNLANPNGRDLSSAYDNIEVYLNSIVKEVNAGQYD
- a CDS encoding SusC/RagA family TonB-linked outer membrane protein, translating into MFLLHLFVSNEARAQSGTTVSGVVKDETGFPLPGVNVIEKGTKNGAGTNMDGKFSLKLTSANSVLVFSFLGYENSTVSVGGKTVINVSLKPSSESLNEVKIVSFGYGTIKRENLTGAVSSIGAKELSKIPVTNVAEALAGRLAGVSVQSVDGAPGSDIVIRVRGGGSITQDNAPLYVVDGFIVANLNDIPPGDIQSIDVLKDAATTAIYGSQGANGVVIVTTKNPKAGKTTVNFNQYMQIGTLPKDRKYDVLSPYEYVMMQYEKARITSQNDVDNFERFFGKYDDLELYKSKPATDWQDDVLGRPVNSYYTNLSISGGSETTKFSLSYSANKDEGLMIGSGQKRDVINFKMNHEISKKLKLDVGARISNRIVDGAGSSGKASVRIKNILTARPTNGIADELEFDDSALIDDDLYEQFLLTLVDPKKLTEQDWRKRTFKSYVLNAGVTWNVLSNLTAKSTLNYGTDYNESLRFYGPLTSESVQNGNGVPIGIKDDEQKSSYRFSNTLNYDFKNLGKHELGLMLGHEVRSQGGKEQHVRSEDFRETMTPKELFANMVLGTTVEHSTFDKIDENWYSLFAKGTYAFDDKYLLTATIRRDASSKFLGANNIAYFPAFSMGWKITSEPWMKDSKVFNELKLRFGYGDVGNDKIPAGANKLLFVANTTRGPGFGDNINDAFYNVSGSVLYNPELIWETTTTRNLGLDFRLFNSVINGNLDVYRNTTRNLLLQAAISPQVGFSSQYKNIGATSNKGIELALNANLLQGKDYSLGLTMNFGVNRTSIDELDGTTERFFQSNWASTDLRDRDDYYLKVGKSVGLIYGYVNDGMYTVDDFTQATPTSTPVLKSGIVSSSAVTGAPTRPGTMKLKDLPTVLVVDGDGNPVLDANGNRQYVGDGVINTNDRQVIGNALPKAQGGFGINGTFKGFDISAFFNWSYGNDVYNTGKVDYNQLYRTTYGNMLNTMNSANRFTYIDTDGSITGVAGGLVTDLAQLGEMNKNKTIWSGSNSFGAATAVVSDWAVEDGSYIRLNNVTIGYTLPMKDFKKSIISNVRFYVTGTNLALWTKYSGYDPDVNSNRSDDAFSALTPGLDYSSYPRSRTYTFGVNVAF
- a CDS encoding SDR family NAD(P)-dependent oxidoreductase, coding for MLSLQNKKAVVTGGGSGIGKAIASLFAKQGAEVHIIELTQESAKEAVSEISAAGGKVFSHACNVANQQEVLATFEKIGNINILINNAGIAHVGKVETTPEADFDRVMSVNVKGVYNCLYAAIPQLRLSGGGVIVNMASIAVWVGLSDRFAYSTAKGAVMSMTLSIAKDYINENIRCNSMSPARVHTPFVDGFIAKNYPDNQEEMFDKLSKSQPIGRMGKPEEVAALALFLCSDEAGFITGCDYPIDGGFIKLNS
- a CDS encoding RagB/SusD family nutrient uptake outer membrane protein encodes the protein MNNFIKKTVIVLMAFSLNSCSDFLDPTSLSTYDTNYIFSNLEDARKATNSIYAHFGQDAFRSRLSSNMQGNTDIEANGALTNTGARYELWGLRAGEGNADTKVVWEVAYRAIRDCNIVIDGIRISKGYNSADVELKAGLDQLLGEAYTIRAYWYSMLIFTFGDVPFMVKAPVAGDEFNLPKEDRNVVLSAVIQDMIDIESKMQWAESVPNGVEQVNREFTLGMIARLALQRGGYSLYPDLTQKRPSDYLDYYAIARDYSNKLMTLKDRQLPTDFAQIFRNEVEFIVPTGAAAAASDVLFEVPFAIGEGDVAWNIGITVQGGQYGTGSNYMNIPATYYYSFDFKDKRRDVTCALYYRDVNYKQQIVGVGGISQGKWSREWLKTPPGPGTSKGTGINWPMMRYADVLLMYAESVNEINGTPTAEAKEALARVRRRAFDSALWPTKVDQYITTVSETKTTFFEAIVNERAWEFGGELTRKSELIRWNLYEKKIKETVDGLHKLADDAFYGLSDLPDYIWAKNNADGTLTILNRDYKQVAAPADPGYSRYSWLLNLKKTSDPTTYNPFIEQYFSPYKFPVKYVSPIPAVGITNSLGVLKNDGYGFN
- a CDS encoding DUF5123 domain-containing protein; the protein is MKNINIFKTLLLLVGVLFLYSCSQETFPETRLFRPVLNKDLSSINNTIIVDMGKMKSAVYYKIEISRDTFKTILKSVDTPQNKYVFDGLLWNTLYQVRATAIAETPEFDSRISDFGGVKTVVFPSNLQPVTDADLIDTAVKVRWNFDASQTVTEIKVFEGADEFLLTPIASHPVSSAEDLAGVKIINGLTPGTKYQIAIFSNGVIKGWNLYATKPAIPLDPNSIDLRNTNDPTILIPTMIAAAPGSTIILDGNFTYNATGYAFDKSLKIVSGLSFNPAGATINVTKEFSFVTGSNVDSVIFDGVTLTGTTGGYLFNQSTDVTIGTLKFNNSRINTFRGIARFRSGMKGTLGNYEFNNCIVSNILDYTCFANESATFNYLNVLVTNSTFYKIRRFLTNRSTANTESIIVKDCTFSEVVGVGANYFFDFTANVTNGVSFTNVILGRAWDFANANAGYDSYFTKAGQLATTNFTFQNTHQTSDAVYLVPTPSPINFKYTKTITDLWKDPLQGDFNFKDSGFQGVKTAGDPRWRLK
- a CDS encoding pectinesterase family protein, translated to MNSSKTIAKKHDIVVDAKGSGDFKTVQEAINSVPLLKKKETKIYIKNGIYKEKIAIPIDKINITFIGEDKDKTILTYDDFASKKNAEGTNIGTSGSYSFAIDGDYFKAENITFENSSGPVGQAVAVRIDGDKVAFTNCRFLGFQDTLYTRGDKSRQYYKNCYIEGTTDFIFGASTAVFDSCELFSKLGSSYVTAASTPVNIAYGYVFLNCKLTSDAPKESVYLGRPWRNYAKTVFINCEIGEHINPQGWSNWGKKDAESTTFYAEYESTGKGGDLSNRVTWSHSLTAQQVKSDYTISKILSGWQPNSKKE